GCCAACTTGGAAGACACCTTGATCAGCTAGACCTTGAACGACCTCAACGATGCGTCTTTGCGCCTCTTCAACGTCTTTTACACGCACAGCGCCAAGGTATTGCATCTCCTCTTTGAAGGCTTCGGCTGCACGCTGAGACATATTTGATAAAAATTTATCCTTAATGCCATCACTTGAGCCCTTAAATGCAACCATAAGGTCCTTTTTATCGACGTTTTTGAGAATTTCTCTAATCGCAGTTGCGTTAAGGTTGATAATATCTTCAAAGGTAAACATAAGCTCTTTGATCGTTGTAGCAAGCTTATCGTCGCTTTGTTCGATGCGTTCAATGGTGCTTTTGCTAGCTTTTTGACCAAGTCTGTTAAGCACTTCTGCCACGGCTCTTGGGCCACCAACCTCGACCTTGTAAGATGTGAGGCTTTCAAGTTTGCCCTCAAGCACTGTTGAGACACGCTTGATGACTGATGGGCTGATCTCACCAAGGTTTGCCATCCTGATCACAACCTCGCTTCTTAGCTCATCTGAGAAGAAGCTTAGTGTCTCGGCAGCACTTGTTGAGTCCATGTGGGCAAGGATTAGCGCGATGGTTTGAGGGTGCTCTTTTACGATGAAGTCTGCGAGCTGTTGTGGTTTTATCTTATCAAGATAGCCAAAGCTCTTTGAGTTTTCCATGCTTTTTGCAAGCTTGTCTAAAATTTTCTGAGCAGCCTCTGGGCCAAATGTGCGGTATAAAATTTCTTTTGCATACTCTAAACCACCGCTTCTCATATATTGATTTGACTGCATGAGAGCGTAGAATTCTTCCAAGATAGCACCTGCTACTTGCTTGTCTATATTTTTTGCAGTTGCT
This genomic stretch from Campylobacter concisus harbors:
- the fliG gene encoding flagellar motor switch protein FliG, encoding MSIKLTDKQKMIYDDLSMPEKIAILLIQLGEEATALIFSHMDVDVITEISGYIATAKNIDKQVAGAILEEFYALMQSNQYMRSGGLEYAKEILYRTFGPEAAQKILDKLAKSMENSKSFGYLDKIKPQQLADFIVKEHPQTIALILAHMDSTSAAETLSFFSDELRSEVVIRMANLGEISPSVIKRVSTVLEGKLESLTSYKVEVGGPRAVAEVLNRLGQKASKSTIERIEQSDDKLATTIKELMFTFEDIINLNATAIREILKNVDKKDLMVAFKGSSDGIKDKFLSNMSQRAAEAFKEEMQYLGAVRVKDVEEAQRRIVEVVQGLADQGVFQVGEADEMIE